From Thermoplasmata archaeon:
AGAGACGCAGAGGATCTGGGTCGTGCTCGAGAGGACGATTTCCCGCAGCTTGCGGCCGATGCCCTCCGCCCCCTTGTAGATCCAGAGGTCCCCGTCCGTCTCGCGCGTCCGCGGTACGACCGTCTCGTGCAGGGATGCGACAAGCTCGGAGGCGGCGGAGAGGTCGTCCGTGCGCGCCTGCCGCGACTCCTCGGCGACGATCCGCGGGGCGCGGGCCCGGTAGCGGTTCGGGCGCTCCTGGGAGACCTCGATCCATCCCTTGGCCTGAAGGGACTGGAGGATGCGGTACACCGCGGGATACTGGACGGACAGGAGCGCGCTCACCTGCTGGGCGGTCGACACGCCGTTTCGCAGCAGGGCCAGATAGGCCCGCGACTCCTTCCCGGTGAGGCCGAGGGTCTCGAACGCCCTCGCCGCTTCCTCCTCGCGCATGGTCCGCCATGAGGCAGCGCGCTACAAAAGCCTTGGCGTCTTATCATCGTCTCGATGATAATGCTCGAGGACCGCGGGGCGTCACGCGGAATCCGCGGGCTCCGCATTTGCCGCGCGACGGGCGGCCGCCACGGCGGAAAGCGGTGGCGCCAGGGAAGGTTCCGCGGTGATTTTGACGGGCGCCTTGATCGGGGACGGGTTCGCGTCGGGAGGCAGGACGGGCATCGCGGACTCGTCGAGGACCCAGGACTGGCTCCGCGGCGTCCACGGCCAGGTCCACAGGACGTCTCGTACGGTCCGAAGGACGAGGTTCCACCACCCCACGACGTTGGGCCGCGGATTCTTTTGCAGGGCCATGACCATGTAGATGTTCGCGAGGCCCGTGAGGCTGAAGCGTCCCTCCTCGATCTGCTGGAGGGCCGTGGCCATCATGTCCCGGTACTCGGGCCGGAAGCTCTGGAGCTCGGGCCGTCGCAGGAGGGCGCGTGCGGTCTCCCGGGGATCGACCTGGATGCCTCGGGCCGCCGCGGGCTTCGCGGCCGGAGGTGCGGGACGTTGCCGCGCTGCGAGCCTCGTCCGCGTCCAGCGAAGCATGGCGACCACGGTCTTCTGGAACCGCTTGAGCCATCCCGTGAGCAGCCCCGCGATGAGCAGGTCGTCCGCGCCCGAGAGCGCATCCGAGCTGCCGTCCCAGCTCGCGATCGCCGCGCGATACTTCGCCTCGACTTCGGCGAGGGCGAGCCGCATGCGCCGCGCCATGCCGAGCGGGGTGCGTCCCTGGATCAGGACGGCCAGGTAGCCGTACGCGCCCTTGCAGATCAGGAGCCTGCGGTCCCCGAAGTCCATCTCCTTGAGGTTCGTCGCGGAGGCCTTGGAGAACGCGTCCTTCACGAAGGACTGGACCGCGGTGAGCATGCCGACCAGGACGTCGCGATCCTTCTCGGGCTTTAGGGTCTTCGAGAAGTGGACTAGGAGGAGGCCGCTGTCGTGCACGAGGAAGACCTCGTCCACGCCCCCGCGCGGGAGGACGAAGTAGCCGGCGGTGAACGCGATGGCCACGAGAAGCCCCGAGCCCACGGCCACGAGGGACAACGGGACGTCTGAGGCGGCAGCCGTCGATGCGTCCCAGGCCGATGGTGTCGCGGCCGCCAGGATACCGAGGTGGACGCCCGCACCGAGACCTGGGGAACCGGTGGCGAGGAGCTTGACTCCGGCGAGGAGTCCAAGCGCGATCGCTGGGAACGCACGCAACGTGAGTCGAGTCCGCTCCCCCACGGACATCGTGCCTCGACCATCGAGTCGCTTTATCAACGTTGAGTAGCGGTTATCGAATGTCCTTCGAGCCCAAGGTTCCTAATCCCGGCGCTCGTGTCGAAAAGTGGGTTCGGAAGAGCGAAATCGCGCTCGGCGGGGCAAACCGCCGGGGTCAACGCGCACGCGATCGTCTTCGATGCGGTATCCACGTTCGTCGTCCAGCCCTCCGCGGCCGGTGGCGTGGTCCCGCCCGTGCTCATTCTCCTGCTCCTCCTCGCCTTCCGCCACCGACTCTTCCTTGCGAAGACGCAGGTCGTCACACTCTCCGCGTCCCCAGCGTAGCGAGCTCCGATCTCCGCAGCCGCGCTGGCGCGGCGGCCCATCCGGACAGGGAACGTTTCTCCCTGCGGTGGCGGGATCCCGGCATGTCCCCACAGGACTCCTGTCCGGCCGGATCGCCATGAGCGGCTGGCTCACGCCATCGGGATCGGTGCGCCGGATTGGCCACGCAACGCCTCCCCGTTGACCGTCGTCGAGACCGTTGTGCCCGGGGATTCCCGTCCAAGGGTATTTGACCGCCAGCGGGCGTCTCCGCGAGCGGGCTGGGAGGTGTGAGTCATGCCATCCCTGACATTGACCGACGTGGACTCGGGCTACAACGGCATGGACGTGTTGCGGGGGATCAACCTCGCCGTCACGGAGCCGTCCATCTACGTGGTCCTGGGGCCCAACGGCGCGGGGAAGACCACCCTGCTCCGGACCATCGCGGGCATCCTGGAGCCGCACCGCGGCACCGTGTCCTTCGACGGTCAGAATGTGTTCGCCTCCCGGGAAACGCGGAAGCGGATGAGCTACCTCTCCCACCTGAACGCGCTCCCGGAAGAGATGACGGTCAGGGACGCGCTCGGCTTCTACGCGTCCATCGAGGGCGGCGACATCGCTCGGGTCATGGACACCCTGCAGCTGGGCCCCCTCGCGGAGATCAAGGTGACCAAGCTCTCCCAGGGACAGAAGAAGCGCGTGTCCATCGCGAAGACGCTCCTGAACGACCGCGACCTGTACCTCCTCGACGAGCCCACGAGCAACCTCGATCCGGCGATGGCCAAAGAGGTCCGCGACCTCCTCCTCGAGTTCAGCAAGCGCAAGATCGTCCTGTACTCCTCCCACAACCTGTTCGAGGCCAAGGAGATCGGCCGGTACCTCGTCTTGATCAAGGAGGGCTCGCTGCGCTTCTTCGACCGCATCGAGAACCTGCGACCCGCCTCGTACCGCGTGGGGATCAAGGCACGCGGCGACGTGTCCGCCGTGGTTGACGCAAAACTCGAGAACGGCTACTTCGTGCGGACGGTGACCTCTCCGGAGGAGGTCGGGGAGATCGTCAAGAAACTCGTCAACGCGGGCATCGTCGTCACAGAGGTCAAAGAGCTGGACAACCCGCTCGAGTCGTTGTTCACGGAGGGATCGTGATGTCCTTCAACGTGACGATCGCGAAGCGCGCGATGCGCCTGGGCATCCTGTACGTGGGCGCGTCCTTCTTCCTGGCCCTCCTGGGGATCATCCTGTCCGTCGTGAGTGGTCTTGTCCCGAACAATCTGAACAC
This genomic window contains:
- a CDS encoding helix-turn-helix domain-containing protein translates to MREEEAARAFETLGLTGKESRAYLALLRNGVSTAQQVSALLSVQYPAVYRILQSLQAKGWIEVSQERPNRYRARAPRIVAEESRQARTDDLSAASELVASLHETVVPRTRETDGDLWIYKGAEGIGRKLREIVLSSTTQILCVSPFPVAPEVLRLVFDALSRSRRVVRVVLNEGNKKDLPELGALLGRNVRVAFRFPGRPLPRTRLAHSYVFPSDQEVFILNSFYRDGELVGDKLQGLWVGDMDFVRIQLEAMLEHVGDEEIRQTATPPVR
- a CDS encoding ABC transporter ATP-binding protein, translated to MPSLTLTDVDSGYNGMDVLRGINLAVTEPSIYVVLGPNGAGKTTLLRTIAGILEPHRGTVSFDGQNVFASRETRKRMSYLSHLNALPEEMTVRDALGFYASIEGGDIARVMDTLQLGPLAEIKVTKLSQGQKKRVSIAKTLLNDRDLYLLDEPTSNLDPAMAKEVRDLLLEFSKRKIVLYSSHNLFEAKEIGRYLVLIKEGSLRFFDRIENLRPASYRVGIKARGDVSAVVDAKLENGYFVRTVTSPEEVGEIVKKLVNAGIVVTEVKELDNPLESLFTEGS